Part of the Bradyrhizobium sp. AZCC 1721 genome, GCGCTCGCCGCTCTGCGGCGAGGTGTATTGCCGCGCGCTGGCCTGCGCGTTCTGCACGCGCTCAGGCGTTGCCGGATGCGAGGACAGAAAGTCCTGCGCGCGCGGATCGAGCGAGGTCTTGCCGGCCTTCAGCGCCGCATTGCGCTCCATCGCGGCGAGGAAGCGCGCCGCGCCATAGGGATCGAAGCGGGCGCGGGCCGAAATGCCGACGCCGATGCCATCGGCCTCGAACTCCTGCTGCCGCGAGAAGCTCGCCATCGTCAGCTTGGTTTTCGCCAGCGCCAGCGCGGTCAGATCCGGATCGTTGCTCATGTCGGTGACGACGCGCGTCACCACCGCCGCCTGCCGTGCCTGATCTTCCCGGATCGAGGCGTGCTTTGCGATGACATGTGCCATCTCGTGGCTCAGCACCGAGGACAGTTCCGAGGTGTCGCTGGCGAGCGCCACCAGCCCGCGCGTCACATAGAGTTGGCCGGTCGGCAGCGCGAAGGCGTTGACCGCGCCGGAATTGAGGATGGTCACCCGGTAGGCCTGGTCCGGACGGTCGGACGCCGCCACCAGCCGGTCGACCGTCTTGCCGATCAGGGTTGCGAGTTTCGGATCGTCATAGGCGCCGCCATAGGAGGCCAGAATGCGCTCGTGCTCGCGCTCGCTCGCCGGTGTCTGTGCGACAGTGCGGCTCGGCTTCGGCGCGGGCACCGTCGGTGCGGCGGTCTCGATCTTCCCGAGATTTCCACAGGAAGAAAGGATCAGCGCCACGCACAACAGCGCCGGCGCAGCCAGAAGGCGGCAGCCCGTGTTTCCTTCGCGCCGTTCTGCACGATGCGTCAAATCAGCCACTAAGATCACGATCCGACCGGGATCCTTGATCTCATCCCCTCTTGTTTGCGCGTGATCCCAGCGAAGACCGATGCCAGCCCTCGAATCAAACGCTATTTCCCGCCCACCACCTCAATCTGCCCCACCCGAAGCAACTCAATTCGCGGTCCTCCCCGCGACGAGACAACGCCGCGGACACGAATCCGTCGATTTTCGAGCAACTTAGGTCCAAGGCCGGCGCTCTCGAACGCCGGTATGATGCGCCTTGAAATAGTCGCAGCAAAGTCCCGTGTCCAGTTCCGCCCGAAATTCAGGTAGGTCATTGCCCCCGCCTGCCGAACGGACAGCACTTTGCCCTCGACCACCGTAAAGTGCCCAATCGCGGCCAGAATATCGCCCGGACTTTCCGTGTTTTTTATGGCAGTTGAACTTGCCCAGATTCCCAATTTGGCATTTCTCGCCACGCCCTCGGCGGCGGACAGCGCTGCAGCGCAATTTTTGTCGGATATATCGCTCGAAACCAGGGCCTCGCCGCGGCGTAGCAGCTCGCTTTGCACCGATTGTTCCGAACCGGTCACGAACACAAAGGCCGACTGCCGGCCGTACCGATCCGGCGTGTCATCCTCGCCATGCAGGGTCACGTCGCGGCCGGTGATGATAGCCGACAATGCGGCCCTGCCGCTGGCCGTGTCGGTTCCCGCGCGCTCGATGCCGGCGAGGCGGATTTCCCGGCCGTCCTCGAGGCGAAAGCCGCGCGCATCGACCACGGCAGCGACGCGCCCTTCGCCCTGCCGCTCCAATACGCAGTCGGCGGCGTCGGCCTCGCCGGTGGACGCCAGCGCGAGAAACAATGCGGCGGATGCCGTAAGCGCAGCGCTGTAACGCAATGCCGGACCGGTCATAACGCTGCTCTCTGTCCCGCTCGTTCCTGTATGCTCGATCAATGACAGCAATACTACCTGAGATTGCCAGGTAGGGGGAGACAATGGAAGTCAACGGCATTGCCCATATTTTTCTCACCGCCTCGAATTACGAACGCTCCCGCGATTTCTATCGCAAGCTGCTGCCGTTTCTCGGCTTGAAGCCGGTCATCGATAGCGAGACGACCTACTACTGCGTCGGCGGCCGCACCGCGGTCGGCATCAGCGCGCCGTCGCCAGAGCACGAGGGCGCTGCCTTCGAACAGCAGCGCGTCGCCCTGCACCACCTCTGCTTCCGCGCCCGCGAACGCGCCGATGTCGATGAGTTGCACGGCTTCCTGAAGACGCTCGGCGCCAAGATCATCCGTGCGCCGCGCGAAGACCAATGGGCGCCAGGCTATTATTCGATCCTGTTCGAGGATCCCGATGGCATCCGGCTCGAGCTCAATCACGTGCCGGGCAAGGGGTTGTTGGCATGAGTGGCGTTCCCCGGATGCTGCGCAGTGCGCCGCATCAGCGGCGTAATGCGCTGCTGATCCGGAGTCCATGTTGCGGCGGTAGGTCCCGGCTCTGCGGTGCGCCGTCAAGAGACGCTGCACCGCGTCCGGGACACGAGCGTTTCGATACGCGGCCGTAGGATGGGTGCGCTGCGCTCCACCCATCCTAGGACTATCGCTAAAGAAAGATGTTCCAGATGGCGATGCGTGCGTCGCTCAGGCGCCCATCGGCATCGAAGTCCAGGTATACGATCCACTGTTTGGATCCAAAGCCGTTGGGCGACATCGTTTGGCATGTGAGGACGGGCCCGACGATGCCCTGGCAATTAAGTGTCTCTTTGCGAAGCACGGCGATGGCGGCCTCCCTGTCCGTTCCCAGCGGGACAATCTTCAAAAATGCTTCGCGTGCCGGTACAGAGTTATTCGTGCTCTCCTTTTCTGCGGCGCGCATTTCACCAAGCAGGCGATGATCTCGATAAAATTCATCGGCTTTGGCGGTCTCGTACCAAATCCAGAGCCATAGGGTGATGTACATTGCGGCCGGAATGGCCGCTAGCGCCAAGCAGACAAGCAGCGCTATTTTCAGAAATTTGCGCAAACGGAGCGATGATGGGTATCGAAGCGAACCCACCATGTCGCCGCGCAGGAAATTGATGGGTTTCGCTTCCGCCTTCGCTCGTTGAGCTACGGCGGACAAGTCGCTCTACCCGTCCTACGAGATCATTCCGCTTAGCGGAAATCGCGACGGAATCCGCTTCCCCGCATGCCTTGCCGCTCATGAACCCATGCGGCATGATCGCGCCGAAAACTTTTAAAGCCGCAGGCAATGCGGCGCGTGAGCAGGGAGGACTCCGTGAAGAGAGCAACAGCAAGCATTGTCGCCGCTGCGCTGGCGATGTCGGCGGGCGCGGCAATGGCGCAAAGCAAGCCGCCGCTCAAGCTCGGCGGCATTCTCGACATGTCCGGGCTTTACGCAGACATCACCGGTT contains:
- a CDS encoding M48 family metalloprotease; the encoded protein is MTHRAERREGNTGCRLLAAPALLCVALILSSCGNLGKIETAAPTVPAPKPSRTVAQTPASEREHERILASYGGAYDDPKLATLIGKTVDRLVAASDRPDQAYRVTILNSGAVNAFALPTGQLYVTRGLVALASDTSELSSVLSHEMAHVIAKHASIREDQARQAAVVTRVVTDMSNDPDLTALALAKTKLTMASFSRQQEFEADGIGVGISARARFDPYGAARFLAAMERNAALKAGKTSLDPRAQDFLSSHPATPERVQNAQASARQYTSPQSGERDRETYLAAIDNIVYGEDPSEGFVRGRRFLHPKLGFTFQAPETFTLDNTAQAVIGVREGGTQAMRFDVVRVPAEQSLADYLNSGWMEGVDKGSTEDLMINGFPVAAASANGDQWQFKVYALRYGSDVYRFIFAAKQRNTESERNARETVNSFRRLTLEEIQAARPLRIKVITVQPGDTVESLSHRMTGVDRPTERFRILNGLDQHAQVKPRDRVKIVVD
- a CDS encoding thermonuclease family protein — its product is MTGPALRYSAALTASAALFLALASTGEADAADCVLERQGEGRVAAVVDARGFRLEDGREIRLAGIERAGTDTASGRAALSAIITGRDVTLHGEDDTPDRYGRQSAFVFVTGSEQSVQSELLRRGEALVSSDISDKNCAAALSAAEGVARNAKLGIWASSTAIKNTESPGDILAAIGHFTVVEGKVLSVRQAGAMTYLNFGRNWTRDFAATISRRIIPAFESAGLGPKLLENRRIRVRGVVSSRGGPRIELLRVGQIEVVGGK
- a CDS encoding VOC family protein encodes the protein MEVNGIAHIFLTASNYERSRDFYRKLLPFLGLKPVIDSETTYYCVGGRTAVGISAPSPEHEGAAFEQQRVALHHLCFRARERADVDELHGFLKTLGAKIIRAPREDQWAPGYYSILFEDPDGIRLELNHVPGKGLLA